A genomic window from Hyla sarda isolate aHylSar1 chromosome 10, aHylSar1.hap1, whole genome shotgun sequence includes:
- the LOC130293522 gene encoding suppressor of cytokine signaling 3-like produces MVTLRWNCFHRCFCPSSILAAMSSQAAQLSYHYKSFCGDYERVETALERLEASGYYWSTLSGTEAKKLLSDQPVGSFLIRDSSDHHHLFTLSLRTSAGITNLRIKLEGTSFYLETVAGAESPPTFPCVVKLVEHYMRLTAAGESDSNLCYIEGKEHPVPLMLTQPLNCKVVSLQYLCKRTVVANMPAEASGSDGNLEELPVSKMLRNAFQN; encoded by the coding sequence ATGGTCACACTTCGCTGGAATTGCTTCCATCGCTGCTTCTGTCCATCATCCATCCTTGCAGCCATGAGCTCACAGGCTGCCCAGTTGTCTTACCACTACAAATCTTTCTGTGGAGACTATGAAAGGGTGGAGACTGCACTTGAGAGGCTGGAGGCCAGTGGCTACTACTGGAGCACCCTCTCTGGTACTGAAGCCAAAAAGCTCTTATCTGACCAGCCTGTTGGATCCTTTCTTATCCGCGACTCTTCAGACCATCACCATCTGTTTACCCTCAGCCTTCGCACATCTGCTGGCATTACCAATTTACGCATTAAGCTAGAGGGAACTTCTTTCTACCTGGAAACGGTAGCGGGAGCagaaagccccccaacatttccCTGTGTGGTGAAGCTGGTTGAACATTATATGCGCTTGACGGCAGCAGGAGAGTCTGACTCTAATCTCTGCTACATTGAAGGGAAAGAGCATCCTGTCCCTCTTATGCTTACACAACCACTAAATTGTAAAGTGGTGTCTCTACAGTATTTATGTAAAAGGACAGTGGTGGCCAACATGCCTGCAGAAGCGTCTGGTTCCGACGGGAACTTGGAGGAACTTCCTGTGTCTAAGATGCTTCGTAACGCCTTTCAAAACTAG